The Lonchura striata isolate bLonStr1 chromosome 5, bLonStr1.mat, whole genome shotgun sequence genome window below encodes:
- the SMKR1 gene encoding small lysine-rich protein 1 → MAGKTKKPKGGKDKSSKKGATKVVKQVDLFSPAAMLNAYYISHNAAAFLEFRGHPWPGSLKKKGKKKK, encoded by the exons ATG gcaggcaaaaccaaaaaacccaagggTGGCAAAGACAAAAGCTCCAAAAAGGGTGCAACTAAGGTTGTGAAACAAGTGGATCTCTTCAGCCCAGCTGCCATGCTCAACGCTTACTACATCTCTCACAATGCCgctgccttcctggaattccgGGGCCACCCCTGGCCTGGCTCTCTCaaaaagaaggggaagaaaaagaagtga